Below is a window of Drosophila bipectinata strain 14024-0381.07 chromosome XR, DbipHiC1v2, whole genome shotgun sequence DNA.
GGCCACTCAAAATCTCAATCTCGAGAAGGCCTGTCGGGTGAACATGGCCTATGGAGGTGAGGTGTGCGATGCACTGACCCGCCGCCAAACTGCTAACTACACACTGtaagaataaataatttaaaatgaaatcttTAATTCATAGTTATGGATCCCTTGAATACAAGGGAGAGAAATAGGGATTTCTGGTAAAAATGCCAGATAAATCTTCGAGTTTATATAGTTGAAATCTTATTGGTCAGGATTACCTCCCAGATTATTATAGGTACATATGACCGAATATTAGACAACGATTAagtttctcagttttaaaactatcgAGACATTGAGATGTTACATAAATTCGTCTTTAACTTGATGCGTCTCAGATAGGCCGACAATTTTTCATATAGCCCCATCAGAGAAATTGAACAAAAGTGTATCTCTTGTTTTTTTCCCCCCGATAGCTTTCATTTAATCAAACTAGATAAACTTTTACAACTTTCGGAATTTTTAAGATGAAACAGTAACTTTCCTCAGAATCATGATATCTTGAAGGATATTTAACTCTGCCCAAGACTTGAAGACTTCTCtctatgtatttttttttctatttttattttttctcactttatatatttaaaactttttattttaaagcaaTGCACCTTactgtataataatattttaatggaTAAAGGGTCATAACGCATTTTCCTAAAGAAACAAATTTGCtgaaagtataaatatttcattaaactgtcatatttttgaaaacggaaataaagtaaaaattcccctttgaaataaaagaaaaaaagatttgtttataatttgtttgattattttgattgcatttcagtagttttttaaaaataaattgatagAAATTTCGAAATTGATTTGTTTTGACGAAGCATAAAAACAAGCATcaatacatacataaaataagcatcaaaaaacaaagtttaCAATGCCTAAAAGtctagaaaatatatttttcttttgaaataaaatatttactttaagtttgtataaaaatggttcgataagtttttaattaaaaaatgaattgcCTCTTAATACATTTGTTGccttaaactttaatttattcattaatttattttatcttCTCACCAGAGAGGAGGAAACCGTGCAACAGATGGTGGCACGAATGGCGGCCTGGAAAACGGTGATCCAGTCGCTGTTCCCCTGCCTGCTGATCCTCTTTTGGGGTTCCTGGAGCGACCGCCATCGCCGTCGAAAGCCGTGCATCCTGATCCCAGTAGTGGGAGAATTCCTAGGAGTAGTGGGGCTTATGCTGTGCGTCTACTTCGAGAACGCGCCCATGGAGGCCGCCGCTCTCACGGAGGCCATCTTCCCGTCCCTCAGCGGCGGCTGGTTCACCATGCTGATGGGCGTCTTTAGCTACATAGCGGACATCACCACGGAGGAGGAACGCACCCTGCGGATTGGCATCCTCAacgtctgcttctcggtgggcGTTCCCATTGGCATGGCCTTCTCCGGAGTGCTCCTCAAGTGAGTCCCTCGAATCCTTGTTTTATATGTGGAAGCAATTACTTCATTACATTTTGAAGACTGTTTAAAATTCGACGTTCAACATGATTAActaacaaaaagaaaataaaaacaagaaaggaaagctaacttcgggcggagccgaagtttatatacccttgcagttaaaaccggatatatatcgcaaacatcggatatagttggccgatccttatgggaataggaatatataatccaatttattacaatacaaaatctaaaaaaagtcccaagcttctatcttcaaaaatacgaaagttgatatttctaccaaataccatttccgatcgttcagttatatggcagctataggatatagtcggccgatcctaatgaaatttggtaggttggatcaactgaccaaaaatagagtctgtactaaattccagctttctatcttcaaaaacacgaaagttgggtcatttccgatcgttcagttatatgacagctataggatatagtcggccgatccttatgaaatttggcatgtcgtattattttgccaaaaatagctctcacctaaaatttgaactctctaactctaaaaataccaaagttataccatttccgatcaatcagttatatggcagctataggatatagtcggccgatccgggccgttccgacttatatactgcgtgcaaaggaaagaagggtgtgtgcgaagtttcaagacgatagctttaaaactgagagactagtttgcgtagaaacagacagacggacagacagacagacggacagacggacagacggacatgctcatatcaactcaggaggtgatcctgatcaagaatatatatactttatagggtcggagatgtctccttcactgcgttgcacacttttggacaaaattataataccctctgcaagggtataaaaacgtgACAAAATCGTATTCCTACGATGTGCTTTTGAGTTGCCCAGTAATTCAATCtttttacgttatttttcTGTGCTTGTTTATAAAGAATTTCtgcctaaaagtatgcaataaCAAAATTAACCATCACCATTCGTCACTCAGGTGAAAGTCGACTACAGAAtatgttaaaaatataaatgaaatacATATTTGAAATTGATTGTTTCTTAAAGccttatacccttgcagagggtattataacttTATCCAGCTTAGTAAAGGAAAGGTTCAAAATcccctcctgagttgatatgagcatgttcgtctgtctgtctgtttctacgcaaactagctATAGACTATGTCTGtttctctcagttttaaagctatagacttgaaactttgcacacacccttctttccttcgcacgcagtatataagtaggAACGGACGGGATtatccgactatatcctatagaaATATCCTATAGAAAGTTGGTacaaataccaactttggtatttttgaagatagaagcttgggacttttttttagattttttatcgtaattaattggttttattatgatattttcataaggatcgaccaactatatccgatgtttgagatatatatccggtttgaactgcaagagtatatcaacttcggttccgaacgaagttagctttcccttCTTGTTTTTCTATTACCCTTGTCTTTGCAGGCAAATTGGATTCTACGGTGTCTTTTCCATTTCGGCCGCCTTCTACGTGATCGCTTTTGTGTACGGATTCTTTTTCCTGGAGGAACCGGTGGCTCGGCCAGAAAAGAGTGTGGAGCAAAAAAGCCTGCTGGCAGACTTTTTCGACAAGGAGCACGTGGTGCAAACGTTCCGTGTGGCGTTCCAAAAGGGCGAGAACCAGCGACGCAAGCGAGTGATTTTGCTGATGATCGTGGTGATGGTGATAATTGGACCACTTCACGGAGAGATGGCTGTAACGTACCTGTTCACCCGGTTCCGCTTCAATTGGTCGGAGGTAGAGTTCAGTTTCTTCTCCACCTATGCGATGTTCACCGGCTTGATTGGAGTCATCTTCTGCGTCGGCGTACTCTCCCATAAGCTGAACATCGACGACGCCCTGGTAGGTGTCCTCTCGAGCACCTCCAAGATCCTCTCCTCGTTCGTATATGCCTTTGCCACCCTACCGTGGCACATGTACCTTGGCGGCCTGGTGGAGATCTTCAACGGTACTGCATTCATCGCTATGCGCTCTATCGCCACcaagctggtctccaaggacGAGCTGGGAAAGGTGAACTCCCTCTTCGGTGTCGCCGAGGCGCTAATGCCGATGGTCTTCGCCCCCATGTACACCACCCTCTACGCGGCCACCCTCCGCGTTCTGCCCGGCGCCTTTTTCCTCCTCGGCGGTGGTCTTACCATGTTCTCTGTGATCATCTTCCTGTAAGTAATAGGGGAAATAAAGTTAAATTGGGCCAACTAGgcgtattaaaaaaaaattttttttgtcaaaaaggTACTTGTTGGAAACAATATTTACAAAGATACCAAAATTGTGTGTCATCGTCTTAAACGTTTTACGCAGTTatgattttataaaaatctaaatttgtattttatctTATTCTAATCTAcattgtacatatatacataagtATCCTCGTTCATAAGTATCTCCTtgtaaaattttgaatttcctttCAAATCCCGAAAATAAGCCATTTTGTCGaaattggaaatattttaaaaccctTTGATCATTACCTGCATTTATCTATTCTATAAAATAATCCATAACATATTTTGAAATTGGCTTTTCCAAACTGACTAAAACGAGATCACCGCAAAGCTTAgttttttcaaagaaatatttttaaataataattttaaaaataataataaagtataataataataaaaaataataattttaaaaataattttacatGGTCGACATGGTATTATCAGCTTTAAAATAGCTTTTACTTAAGTAAATAATAATTGTCTTGAAAAAGATTAAGTGCAATAGCCCCTTAAAAAACTTTGACATCTGATCAAATCAaaacagctaatcgaaaatttgtaaatgaagTTTTAccatattatatttaaagtacacaataaaatttttttttaataaatcgaaaacgaaatggcggccctgcagcccttattcgtaggccctatttttttaaagggggtcgatggccgaacacctaacgtccttaatttttgatctagaacaaaaaatcaagtttggttagtttctgtatctcaacggctatcgacacacgtaagatttcgatatattgaatttttgcaaaatagtgagtgattgaacaaaatgttcaattttcacgaacaaaaaacgtcacaaaattgttgataaaaaaaaaagtaagaaaaataaaaaaatcctacgtgtgtcgatagacatgggtattctgagtatactgtcgaaattttagatcgataggttaagagttgttcgagttatgtgttcggccaactcaaaaaaagcggtttcgagaaaaacgcgtttaaagttttaagtacgcagaatgaaaaatttcgacacttagacacttttgccggactctatcttttgatatgtcatttttaagaccctaaagaaatttttaggcgaaaaaaaaaaatttcgattttttcaaaattctactcagatgtccccccttaagttGTGGGAACTTAAGAACCCTTTCAAGTTCAAACCCCCTTTAattaaataccaaaaaatatgtacatcatattttgtacaaaaatatgtacaacaagaaaggaaagctaacttcgggtggagccgaagtttatatacccttgcagttaaaaccggttatatatcgcaaacatcggatatagttggccgatccttatgggaataggaatatataacccaatttattacaataaaaaatttaaaaaaagtcccaaacttctatcttcaaaaatacgaaagttgatatttctaccaaataccatttccgatcgttcagttatatggcagctatgggatatagtcggccgatcctaatgaaatttggtaggtaggatcaactgaccaaaaatagaatctgtattaaattccagctttctatcttcaaaaacacgaaagttgggtcatttccgatcgttcagttatatggcagctataggatatagttggccgatccttatgattcggcatgacgtaatgtttggccaaaaatagctctcatatcaaatttgaactctctaactctaaaaacaccgaagttataccatttccgatcaatcagttatatggcagctataggatatagtcggccgatccaggccgttccgacttatatactgcgtgcaaaggaaagaagggtgtgtgcaaagtttcaagacgatagctttaaaactgagagactagttcgcgtagaaacagacagacggacagacagacggacaga
It encodes the following:
- the LOC108134392 gene encoding probable peptidoglycan muropeptide transporter SLC46 isoform X1, which codes for MSPKDGSLGNPEYGKYTVNQTPESPPTTSANTHTQTVSHEKIPSSNENTNGNATTTTTKRSWREKIRLVANNITVEPILAAYIMPSVLSNLATQNLNLEKACRVNMAYGGEVCDALTRRQTANYTLEEETVQQMVARMAAWKTVIQSLFPCLLILFWGSWSDRHRRRKPCILIPVVGEFLGVVGLMLCVYFENAPMEAAALTEAIFPSLSGGWFTMLMGVFSYIADITTEEERTLRIGILNVCFSVGVPIGMAFSGVLLKQIGFYGVFSISAAFYVIAFVYGFFFLEEPVARPEKSVEQKSLLADFFDKEHVVQTFRVAFQKGENQRRKRVILLMIVVMVIIGPLHGEMAVTYLFTRFRFNWSEVEFSFFSTYAMFTGLIGVIFCVGVLSHKLNIDDALVGVLSSTSKILSSFVYAFATLPWHMYLGGLVEIFNGTAFIAMRSIATKLVSKDELGKVNSLFGVAEALMPMVFAPMYTTLYAATLRVLPGAFFLLGGGLTMFSVIIFLWMYRFQLKQRRRLARSDAERASVKDPNGNINAIEALALASEAKGQMNGIIANVIHESLEHADSPRTTISEPVERGIENLGFIQEELQDTKAV
- the LOC108134392 gene encoding probable peptidoglycan muropeptide transporter SLC46 isoform X2; amino-acid sequence: MVARMAAWKTVIQSLFPCLLILFWGSWSDRHRRRKPCILIPVVGEFLGVVGLMLCVYFENAPMEAAALTEAIFPSLSGGWFTMLMGVFSYIADITTEEERTLRIGILNVCFSVGVPIGMAFSGVLLKQIGFYGVFSISAAFYVIAFVYGFFFLEEPVARPEKSVEQKSLLADFFDKEHVVQTFRVAFQKGENQRRKRVILLMIVVMVIIGPLHGEMAVTYLFTRFRFNWSEVEFSFFSTYAMFTGLIGVIFCVGVLSHKLNIDDALVGVLSSTSKILSSFVYAFATLPWHMYLGGLVEIFNGTAFIAMRSIATKLVSKDELGKVNSLFGVAEALMPMVFAPMYTTLYAATLRVLPGAFFLLGGGLTMFSVIIFLWMYRFQLKQRRRLARSDAERASVKDPNGNINAIEALALASEAKGQMNGIIANVIHESLEHADSPRTTISEPVERGIENLGFIQEELQDTKAV